In Halotia branconii CENA392, the genomic stretch CAAACAGACTTTTCTAACTCTATTCGTGATACACAAGTGCCACTTCACCCAGAAATCGCTAAACCTTGGCAAGATTTAGAAACTACTAATAAATGGTCAGGAGTTGCAGACCAAGGTAATTACCCTTTGCGGCAGAAACTCAAACAGACTGGTAAGCTTACCCTTGGTGAGCAGCGCGAACTTTACAGCAAAATCTTGATTCAAAGTGAAGTCGAGCAACACCGTACTGGAACAACTGATATCTCTCTTCCGCCACTGAGCGAAATTGTACAAGATTTGATGTCTGCCCGTAGCACAATCATCGACAACACCTACAGCCCAAAGGTTGAAGTGCGTTCTCAAAAATCTCAGCAGCCACATTACAGCAGGACTCCATCTGCTGAAGTTGAATTGTAATAGATACAACAGAGTTTGAGGTACTTGTCAAATCAATTAAAAATTAAAGACAATTGTGTTCAGCTTTACCCACCACTAATTGTAGACCACGCTCATCTTTGATTTAGTGGGGGCTTGTACCCAAAATTAGTTAATTAAAAATTATTATTTCTTCCAATTTTTAATTTTGCGGAAAGTGGGCGGTGTCGGTTTCCGTCCCGCCCAACTTTCCAAGACGAATCTTTAATTTTTAATTAAAACTTGCCTACGCCGCAGGGGAAGCAAGTGTGAATTTATAACATTTATGCTAATCTTCAGTAAATAATTTTTCCAACTCTGAAAGCAGCTTGTCAAGTTTTTGTTTTTTCTTGGGATTATCCCACGCTTTGGCTCTTTTAGCTTTTATAGATATTGCTTTGAGACGATCTTGATATGCAATATTTTCCTCTATTTCACTGCCTGTCGTGTTTGAGTTCAAGTTTAAGATGCGCTCTTTAATTTGATTTAAAGATAAATTATTGCTAATAACATCTTCTAAAATAGCTTGGCGCTCGTTTTTATTTTTAATTCGAGCAATAGCTTGGGCTTTAGTGTATGCAATTTTACCCTGACTTAGAACCTCTAATATCTCCTTTGGAAGATTACGTAAGGGTAGACGATGAGTCGTGAATGACTCCCAACTCATCAGCCCCAAAGAATTAAACACCTCTTGAATTACTTGTACTTCAGATTGACCCACAACGTTGTGGGCTGTTTTTCCTTTTGCTTCTTTCTGCATCCGAAACAACAGTGCCGGGACTTCTTGTACAGGCATATTGAGTTGAAGTGCTAGTAACTGTACAACCGCTTCTGTTTCTTCAACAGGGTTTAAATCTTCTCTTTGAAGATTTTCTACCAAAGCTACTTGAATTACTTCCTTGTCATTTAGATGAAGAACTACAATGGGAACTTTTTCTAGTTTTAATTCTAAAGCCGCACGATAACGTCTTTCTCCAGCTACTAATTCGTAACGATCATTTGCTAAAGGTCGAACAATTAACGGCTGAAGAATCCCATGCTGTTTAATGGATAATTTTAATTGCTCATGTTTGTTGGGATCAAAATAACGTCGCGGTTGATTTTGAGGTAGGACTATGTTCTCAATCAATAACAGTTGGGTAGCATCACTTGTTGCTTCAGCTTGAGCTGTGACAAAAGCATCAAGAACTCCACCAAATTGAAACATTTCCTTGCTTTTACTTTTTTCCATCATTTGAGACTGTCCAAAGTTTTCGATATCTCTTTTAATAGCTTGAGAGTAGGATGCTTGGGATTAAAAACGGCTAATGGCTTTCGGGCTTGAGAAGCATTTGCAAAATCGGTTGCTCTAGGTATAGTTGTATGAACAATTCCAACCTTTGACAACTGTGTTTGAATTGACTGTAAACTTTGTTCTCCTTGTGATGTACGGGCATCATACATAGTGGGAATAATACCAGCTACTTTCAACTTTCGGTTTGCTACATTTAAAACTTCAACAATAGTATTGAGCAGTAATTCTGTACCTTTTAAAGCTTTAAACTCAGTCTGAATCGGAATCAAAACGTGTGTCGCTGCAACTAGGCTCATAATACTTAAGATTCCAAGACTTGGCGGGCAATCAATCAGAATATAATCATACTGTTCTTGAATCGTTTCTAAGGACTGCTTAAGACGTAGCTCCCGCATGATTGCTGCTGATAGTTCCATCTCTGCTTTACTCAGTTTGATATTAGAAGGGACAAGATCCATTGAATGAAGATCATGAATAATTGGAATTTTATCTTGATGCACTATCGCGTTATATATGGTACTCTCCAATTCCATTGATTCCAATCCCATAAAAGTTGTTAATGAACTTTGAGGATCTATGTCAACCAGCAGGACTTTACGCCCCATCTGTGCAAGATGATATCCAAGATTCATAGTTAACGTGGTCTTTCCTACACCACCAGACTGATTAAATAAAGCGATAATAGGTGTCATCTTCAATTTTTCCTAACGAAAGTCCTATTCAAGAATTTTGCAATGCAATGTCATTTTCTAGACGCACTCTGGAAAGATTAGCAGAGTATTCATGTAACTCAGGTAAAATCAATAGAGAATCAAAAGCATCATGCTTAAATATTAATTGTATTTTTTAATACTTAAAACTAAGTATTAAAGCGGTATTTTTAGGAAAATTCTGGTTTAAATCAAAACAATGCAAAACAACGAATCATCTAGCTTGGTCATGGAAACTATTAGCACTGTCAATCGTGATAGTGGATTATCAAATAACATCATGGCTTATCGGCTGGCACTCATGATAAAAAAGCATCCGGACGAAGTACAATCAACAACCACGCTGGATACCTCCAAGCGCGAGAATTTACAAGAAGACCTGAGAACAGCCCTGTCTAAAAATACTCAAAACGTTGAAGACTACAGACAAAATCTTAAAGACAAGTATTATACCGAGTACTTAAATAAATTTGGTGTCGCTCAACAACGCTCAGATGCTGTACCGCAACAAGACAACTCGACAAGAGTTGAAAATTTGATTGCCGAGAAAAAGCAGACATTTCTACAAAAGATGTTTGAGGCTGGGAAACACGAATTACCTTTAGGTCGAAAGTCCAGCAGTCCTGATAAAGTACCTGAAATAATTCAGCCTGAAAACACTGACTCATCTGTTGTCGATGAAGCTGCCAAAAAATCTCTCATCCCAGCGCTGATGAGAACTGTCATGACAATGGGTAAAGATACTAATCAAGGACGAACTTATGAAGGGCTAGTTTACAAGCTACAACTATGGATTAAAGAAGGAATGCAGTCCCTCAGCGTTAGTCGCAAAGGTGGAAATCCACAGATAGCTTTTACTGCACACAAGGATGGTGATGAGCAGGAATTTCAGATCACACAAAATAACCTTTCCGAAGAAGAAACTAATCGACTTATTACCTTTGATAAACAACAGACAGCGCAACAGCCCAAAACTCAGGATAATTCTATCAATAAAAATGACAGTGCCGAACTTGGCGAGTGACAAAACAGGAGTCATTTCCAATTCGCAATTACCAATTCGCGGCGGGGCTAAACGCCCCGCTACCGCTAACGCAATTAACACCCCACAACTGAAGTTGGGGGCTTGAATATTGATACTACGTGTTTTGTTTTTTTCATAATTAAAATCAGGGGCTTTGACGCTAAGGATGAATCAATTACCAATTACGTAATTGCGAATTGCGAACTGCGAATTGTTCGGTCAGGAGTCAGGAGTCAGAATTTTAATTTGGTGGGACTGTAACTACAGCAGATTGTATATAAGTAAGGTACAAATCTTAAGAACAAAGCTATATACCAACAGACTTTCTGCCTGTTAAGAGTTCCTTATCAAGAGTTCCCTGTTTCAACTGAAATACCCAGCGAACATTCCCAGGATAAAAGCAGTAACTACAAGATAACGTTTTGTAACCCTTTGTAATCCCAAGAAGGGTGAAATGATGACTGCCAAAGCTATGTAAAACATTGCTTGATAAATATCGTGACTGTGAAATTTGATGGTTGCGGCGATCAATAAAGCTACAAAAATCAAAATTTCAACTATAAATTCAATCTTGTCCCATAGCTTCGTATCATACAGGTAGCGCATTTTGTAATCTCCCAGATTCATGGAGCATACTACCATCTAACCCATAAATCCGGTCATTTCTGTATGGGAATATTATTGTAAACTTAGTACCCTTGCCTACTACAGAATCTACTGCAAGTTTTAATCCGTGAGCTTTCGCCACCATCATGGCAATGTATAACCCTAGTCCTGAACCAGATGGATGGAGTGAGCTACTATTAGGCGATCGCCACGAAGGTAGAAAAATAGTTGATATTTCTTCTGGGTCGATACCAACGCCAGTATCTTCAATCTCAATCACTAAATCATCACTTTGGTTAAGAATCCGCAAGAAAACATTCCCAGACTGAGTGTAGTTAAAGGCGTTTTGAAGCAGATTATGCAGCATTCTCCATATACTGCTCACATCTCCTAATACTTGAGTCCCATATCTATATGTTGGGACATGTTCATAGTGCAAAGCTAGGGAACGAGATTGGGCTATTGGATAGCACTCTTTGTACAGTTTTTGTAGAAAAGTTAGCATATCAAACTGCTTCACTGAATTGATCTCCCACAAACAATTGCTGTTTGAGCTTCTCTTTTGCGCCTCAAGTAAAGAAGTAATTCTATTATTAGTTGACAAAATCGCTATCAGTAGTGGCTTGATATCTTCTAGAGAATTTCCATATACACCATTAATCAACTGATTTAAGATTAAAGATGTACCACCGAAAGCGTTTGAAATATCATGTAAAAAGGTGGATAAATCCAGGGTATTGTTCAAAAATCTTTGCTCATACATAACCTTACTTCCGTTGATAAATTGTGATTTAGTCCAATTTTTGAAGAGGACTTGGAAATATATTTACTATTCTCTTAATTTTACATTAATTCTAAATTTATGTTTATTTATCAATAAAGAAAAATACTTATTTAAGTAAATATGCTATAAATATTTTATAATCTTGTAATCGAAGTAACGAGAATGATTCGATTAGTAATTATTGAAGATGAAGACTTAATCCGGCTAGGAATTAAAACAGCCATTAATCAAGAGCAAAATATAGAAGTAGTCGGTGAATCTGCTACTGGTTCTGGGGGGATGAAGCTAGTTGAGCAACTCAAGCCTGATATTGTTTTGATTGATATTGGTTTGCCAGATATTAGTGGCTTGGATCTGATCTATGACATCAAGAGTAAAACCAATAGTAAAGTCATTGCTCTCACTTGTCACTCCAGTCAAGATATAGTGAATTGCGCCTTACAAAATGGCGCTGATTCCTATATTCTTAAAAGAATGGATCTGGAATTAATTAAACACGCCATCAACACTACTTATCAGAATAATTCTTTTATTGATCCTGAAGTTGCTAAAAGAGTTTTTCAAACCTTTACTGCTCACCATCAGAAAATCAAGGGTAAAAAGTACACAGAACTGCCTACTGCTACAGAGCTTCAAATTCTCAAATTAATGTCCCGTGGTTTATCTAATAAGGAGATAGCCGAGAAACTGTTTGTTACAGTCAGTACAGTCAAAGGACACAGCAGCAATCTTTTTTCCAAATTAGGAGTTAGAGATCGTGTCAACGCTATCCTTAAGGCTAAAGAACTTGGTTATTTGGATGCAGAAAACTTGAGAGTTGTTTGACTATTTATTATTTTTGTTTTGTTTCATCCGAATTAAGCAATATCCTTGTAGTCGGTTTTCTTGTTTACAAGCGGCAATTGCCGATTCATTGTCTAATATCAACTCGTACATTTGTTTTCCCTCACTTGATTTAGCCCATTGCAAAACTTTCAAATCACTAGCTGATACTACTAATGCTTGAGTATTACCCAAATTTGAAACTATATTCCAAGTTGTCAAAGAACCCAACAGCGCACCAGTCGCCATCACTAATCCACTCATCACCGACACCAACCCTAATCCCCACTTACCCATGTATCTATTTGCGTTTGATGCTGTGGTTGTGGGTTTGAGATTTTTCATTTCATCCCGCACAGCACCAGACACAACTGTATAGTGCATTGACTGAGCCGCTTTGCTTGTTGATTCTAACTTCTGGTCAATCATTACTGCCCACGCTTCCACCATTGCCTCCATTCGTGCCTGGAGGTCAATCATCGTTTCTTCGTATCTCCCCAAACTCGCCATTAGCTGAAACATGGGATCATCTCGTGATATCCCTAACTCTTGAGTCATTTGAGATATGCGTTTTTGTTCTGCTTCAGAATACCCCTGTAACACTTGTTCTGTTCTCATTATTCAGTCCCAAATATTTAATCGCTACGTTATTACTTAAAATTGAATTATTAAAGTTTTGAATCCATTGGTAGATATAAGAACGATAAATTATGTAAATTGATGTGTCTGTGTAACACATAGAATAGGGCTTACCTGTTCTTTCCAAGGCTTCATAATGATCACGCGGCAGTGCTGGCAATACTATCTCTGTGCCACCTACTAGTTGTAAATTCCCCTGCATTGATTGCTGATACTCGATAAATCTAGTATCAAAGTGCTGATTTTTTACTACTACATAGTTAGCATTATTAGCAGCAACCTCTACAAGAGTTTTCATGTAACTAACACAGTCGGTTCTATGGGAGATTGGTTGGAGAAAAGTTAGTCTCCATTTATAAGCAACTAAGAGGTCAAAGAGGTCAGAACAAGCAATATACTGACAGATTTTATCTATGTATTGTCCTGGCATATCAACGATAATTATGTCCAGTTCATTTTTGTTAAATTCATCTAAGATTTTATCTGTACCTCCATTAAAAAAGTCTAAGCTTTCAATTGGGACTGAATTTGTGTATGCTTTTAATTTATTGCGATTGTCATGGTCATATACCTTAATTTTTTTCCCTTTAGTTTGAAACAAATTGATTAATAGTTTAGTAACTGTAGACTTACCCACACGAGAATCGCCTACAGTCATAATCATTCGTTTAGGACAATTCAGCACCATCTAACCCTAATAATTCTTGTACTGGTTTTACCTGTTCTTTAAAAGTTCTCAGCCAGCTTGTCACACGACCTTTCACAGAAGGTAAATCCTTTTGCTCCATTCCTTGTCTAAAAGTCATATTTTTTTCATCTAAGTAGTCATAACTACGTTCTATTAATTCTGGCATTGTGATATTAAAGAATGGGCTTTTTTCTTGAGTCATTTTCTCCTTAATTTCCTTGATATTTGGAGACTTTTCATATCTAGAAAATTCTTCCTCTTCTCCAAAGAAAAGATTCTTCACCACCACATAGTCAACATTTTTCCCACAAAAGCTATACAAATCTATTAGCTGATTGATAGAATCACTAACACGGCTAATAACTACTACCATCGTTACGCGTATATCATAATCGTTTTCGGCTGTTTCCAGGAAATTCATCTGTTGTACAAACTTTTGCAATATTCTTCTAGATTGTGGTGGTAATTCCAGTAAAAATAAAGATTCTGGATGCGGTGTATTACCATCTTCATCTGGTTCTGGATTGACCATTTTTTTCATGCCATCAAAGAACTGATCTATTGTGCCATTTTTGAAAATATCAATCGGTTCTATACGGCAATATTGTCCATAGAATCTCAATAACTGAGAATTGGAACTATCAGCGTCAAACCCCACAAATCTTTGCTGTGCATCCAGATATGTTTGCACAAGCCCTCTTGCAAATGTACTTTTGCCAACTCCCCCTTTGTCTCCAGTTACGATCACTAATCTCCGCGAATATTTCTTAATTATTGGCTGGTTTAATTCTTCTTGCTTTTTAGATTCGTCGTTTTCAATGGTATCTATGGTATCTGTCACTTTTTTTCTCCTTCTCATGATTAATTATTGTTAAGAGGGAATAGGGAACGGGGAACAGAGACAAGAATTAGCTACGTTTAGCGCGTAGCAGACGCACCAGAAGCGTACTTCCTCCAAAATTCTTTAAAGATATCTCTTAGCTGATGAATCATGAAATTTATTGCTACTTTTTTGAAAAACATTCAAGTATTTGAAAGTAAAAAATTTCTAAATCTCTCGCCTTGCCAAAATTGGCTAAACTATTAGCAGTTGATTTTAAGGCTTGAAGGATTAAACCTTGTTTGACAATCTTCATCCACTCATAATTATTGACTTTTTTTAAAGAGCTACATATATAAAAATCTAATTCTTGTGCTATTAATAAATCTGAAGATAATACAATTAGATGATTATATAGTTGTTCATAATTTTGAGTTTTATACAAAACTGGTTTGACTAACTCTAAATAATAACTTCTTAATAAGAATGCTTGATGATTTGTAGGATAAGGACATTTAGTAGACAAGGTAATCCTTTTATAAAGCAGTTGTAAATATAGCTCTATAGTTTCTAGTTCTACTTGCCAGATTTTCTGTCCTTTTAAATAGAGATGATTTGCTAATGATTTTTTTTGTTGAAAATTAATTTGTTGAGATAGGTATTCTGTATTAGGTTCTATTGCCAGAACTATCTCTTTTTTAAATACAGGTATTATGTTACTTCTCACCCATTGCATGAATTGCCTAACTATATCATTACCCACTATATCTATTAATGAATGGATAGCAAGAGCGTTCATTGTGCTGACTCCAACTACTTGATGATTAATAATCACAAACCGCTGACTTGATTTAGCGTCTATTAATGTTACTTTCTCATCGTTAAGTGCCGGAGCAATTATTTGGAATACGTCAACAGCAAATAACTCTAGTCCATTTGGAGCATCTATCACTCGTACAACATTATTCGAGAAATGTTCAAATTCCCAAAACTGCCAAACTTCTAGCATTTTTTCTTGTTCTAATTTATGGCTCCTGATTTCTGACTTACTATCTCATATCTGGCAATTTCAAAGGAATCGATAAAAGTACTAAAATAATCCGTACTTTAGTCTCTTGACTTTTGATCAATTATCGTTATAGATGGAAAAGTTAAACATTATTAACTAACTTTTTTTAACTTGCTCATTGACTTCTCTATAATATGAATACTCCCTTGTAATTAGTCAAAAATATGTCAACTTGGGGTGAAGTTTAAGCGGGGAAACACAGCTATCTTACAGAGGTTAGGAGCATAAATAAGGTTTACTTATGAAATATACCGAAAGGCAAATAAGAGCAGCAAAAGATAACGCGAAGCTACACAAAATTTATTTAGAAATATCTGACAAACAAGCATTTGCTTTTTTAGATTGGTATTACTCTCATAGAACACATGTAGATTCTGTTTATGAAGCAATAAGGATCGGTTTGTCAGGGTTGAGGACTGTAGGGATTCGACAGCAAATAGCAGCTTGGGAAGATATTTTGGGTATTGACTATTCTCCGCGATAAATAGATGGTGTCTTCCTTGGCAAAAGTATCTCCAATAGATAAAAACAGACACCCGATAAACCTGGGAAACTTACTTTGTATCTGATATCTTCGTAAGCAAACGGTAAGCGTAGCCATGCCGTCAACACAATTCGCAATTACCAATGGGCTAACGCCCCGCTACGAATTGACAATCGTTTTGGTCAGGCTTATTGCACTACGCCGTGACAGTGCAGCTCGTTCAATAAAATCCACCAGTTTCTGACCACTCATCACCTGAACTGCTGGATACAGCCGAAGCAATTCCCTCGACTTGTCCCCAGTCCTCCCAGTGTGGACAAAGTAGCCACCGACAGCACCGCGACTTTGGATCACGCGCCCGAACTCCTCCACATGTACGGGATTGATACTGTCCTTGTAACGCTTGGCTTGAACTAGGTACATCTCGCCATGCAACCAAACACAACCATCGACACCGCCATCTCCGGTGTACCGTTTATTGCGACGGATGGTGTAACCTTGGCGCTCAAAACATGTTAGCAGCAATTCTTCAAAAACAAACGGTTCAATCTTCCGCAAATACGCTAGGACAAACGGCAAGGGTTCACGGTTCTCTTGAATGATTTGGTGCAGTTTGGCAAGTACGGTATCAGCAGTAGTAATGTTTTTCTGCTTACGCCAAAGACGTTTGGGTATGTAACGCTTGCGCTTGGGAGTCAGCAGCAGCCAAATGGCAATCGCCAGCAATAAAGCGATCGCTATAAAAATTATTTGCGGCATTTTGACTCTATAAAACTCAAAAGTTCTGCTTCAAACTCCGTCAAGTAAGGGCGCTTCAGTTGCCCCAAGTGTTTGAGGACAGCATCAGCAGCTTCCTCTAGATTTTCATTGTTACGAATTGTGTTGATGCGAACGCTAAGTGATTGCATATCCTGGCATTCCGAATCGGTGTAGTTCATTGATTTCAAGTGGTCAACCCTCAATGTATGTTCTCCGTCCCAAGTCATAACGGTACAACTATACTCATTTACTTGAGTAACAATCGCCCAGCACTCGCCCTTACCTCGCAGATCAGGATTATCTTTAACGATAATTTGGCAGACTTCGCCTAACTGGTAGGTATTAAGTACTTTCGTGCGCTCGATAATAAGCTGTATAACATCTTTGACGATTCTACCAGTGGGAACTTTGCCGCCAGCTTGTTCCACTGCGGCTTGCCACACCTCTTGTTGTTCCTGCGGTTTAAGCTTTGTCAGGGGTCGAACTTGTCCTTCTGCTGTTGGCAAAATGTGATCAAATTGATCACATTTTTGCTCCAAGTTATCAAAAACAATAGCCGCGTCCATCAAAAGGTAAGGTTGTCGGCGGCTGTAGGCGAACCTATCTTTGCAATACTCCTCAAAAGTGCGGTGAGTACTTCGATATAAACGGCGGTCGCGTAATTCGGTCAGCGCTTTCCCCGCCACAAAAAACGCTCTTTCCACACGGCGCTCTAAGTTGAGGCGATCGCGTTCTTCTTGCTGGTTCAACTCGTCAAAATTGTCTAGTTCAACAGCAATATCAACTCTTTGCATTTCCTGAAGCATTTAAACCTCCACAGGCAAAATAGATTCATCAAGCCACTGATAAAACTGGGGTACGTCCGCCTCCACTCGTCGCAATTCGTTTGCCGCGATCGCTTCCAATTCCAGCACAGTCTGCCAACGTAAATCCCCAGTCCATCGCTTGAGAATACCCTTGACTGCCTCAACCCCTTTAGCAATACCATCTCGGAGCATTTGAACACAATCTTTTATAGGAGTGGATTCATTAAATTGCGTGGTATCCACCCCCCCGGCTAGGGGGTTCCCTATAGCATTATAGGGGGGGGTGGATACGGAAGCTTGATTAGGGATAAACTCTTGCTGGAACTGCATTTGAGATTTTTGGTCGCGCTTGTTTTGGCGGTGAGCCATGACTGTACGAGCAAATTCCAATTCCTCCTGTGCAAGTGAATAAATTTTCACCTGTTCACCGCGCTTACCCTGCTTGCGGCAGGATAACTTTAGTCCCAGCTGCTCTAGTAAAGTGGCCAGCAACCATATCGGTTCACACTCACTAGGAACAGTAAACCCAAGAATTGCTTTAATGTGAGCAGCACAACTAAGGGCGATCGCCTTCATATTTAGTAAGTCTTTATCGCTGGCAGTAATTTCATCGCCAGCAATTAAGCGCTTGAGAATGTGGTGTAAACCAAGGTTAAATCTCGCTAGCCACTTTGCGGAATAATTACCCCAGTCAATGCACAAGGGTAAGTTGTCTCGTTCGGTGCGGTCTTTATGGGTGACAATTGTTGGTGGTGCGGGGTATTGCTGCCCAGTTTTAGGGTCAATAATCTCTTCGTCGGGTTCTAATAAAATGGCTTCGAGAGATGCGATCGCTCGAATTAACCGACCGCCGTCATCTTTCTCAACCAGTTCGGGGGTAACTTCCATGCCGTAGGAATCATGGATGCGGAATTTTTCACATTCAAAAATCTCTTGGGGTGTGAGATAATCTTTGCTTTGACGGGCGCGGTATTCACTATGTGTAATATTATTAGCCTTGGCAATAGATGAATAGTGGGCAGTGTCCAAAGCTGCGGCAGCTTCTTGAAGTTGCTTTGTAGTTGTGGAATCATCATCACTGCCGACAGATATAAATGTATTGCCCATTTCCTCCAAGAGCGATCGCAGATCATCTCGCAGATTATTGAGAGATTGATTACGATTAGCCTGTATTTGACAGTAAGCATGTAGCGCCCAGTCTTTCTCTGTTCCTCGCTTTCCAGTTTCTCGGTCAATCCGCAGTAAGAAAGCAGTCATCTCGTTTGTTTGGAGCAATCGCTGTTTAATCTTAGTTGCATTAGTTTCGGCATAACCGAAGGGAGGCTTGGGGGCCACCCAAATATGAAACGGAACTTTGGGACGATAGCGGTACAGCTGTTGAGCGCATTCAGTAGCAGTTTGGGAAACCCCATGAAATACCCCAAACACTAAATCAAAATGATATTGGGCGATATCTACACCAGTTCCTAAACTGGGGGAGGTGAATAGAGCATCCAAGTTTTTAACAGCGTTGGTGATATCTTTGATGAAAGCTACGTTCTCCTCACTGCCAGAATTGTCGGAGTGAATTGACCAGATTCGCCATGAAGCCCTTCGGGCTGGGGAAGGGTTAAAGGGTAAAGGGTAAAGGGTTTTATGAGGGTTGATAGATTCTGACTCCCCTTCCCCCTTCCCCCTTCCCCTTTCCCCAGACGAAGTTTGTTCTTCAACTCGTACTGTGAACGATTTGTCAAGTTTCTTAATAAAACGCTTGGAGTCAGAAGCCACCATGATTTTCTGACCTGCCATTAGGGCTGCTGAGATTTGGGCTACCAGTGCCGAAGAATTGTTACCTTCATACCAGTAAACTGTGCGATCGCCATTTCTCCACTCGTTTTTGACAATGTACGGTACTTCCCCGGCTGGCCGCATTGCCCGGAAAAAGTCTACCGTCACGTCATCCATGTGTGCATCAGCTATTACTACCAGTGGAGCATTGTATACTATATATTCCAGTACTTCCAGGATAGCGGCGCGGTGTTCTTTGCAAGTTTTGCTGTGCAGTAAATGCACTAAATATTGACAAGCCTCATCAATAAATATGCAGCCATAGGTAAGGGCTTGGGTATTTAGCTTGTACAAACTGTCGATGGTAATGCTGAGAGCTGTGGACTGAGCTAAACCAACGTAACCCAAGTCAGAGTACATGGCAGTTCTCAAGCGATCGCTCAAATTCTTCAGCAGATTAACGCGATGTCCATTATTAAGAAATCTTGCCGAAGGATTTTGGTCACGCCACCAGCGCATGAGTTCAGTTTTTCCCGTCCCCATGTCGCTCCACAGTACAACTAATCCTGTTTTGGGAAAACGGAAAGAA encodes the following:
- a CDS encoding plasmid replication protein, CyRepA1 family is translated as MREAPTEYPNNLTAAEYHELAVGSAIDPALIERNFFHIEGESVYDYLFSEKVPRKNAGRVTDGYIKRYQHLLLGGTWIQSLDPFKNWQPMDWGRIKPNFPRMDWQTGKPVKYESPPKVGNRVTYFDVANPIWDKVAQRYSIKRYHSLLALRLLDQVSPLMFWEWVKWHPEIPIILCEGEKKAACLLSLGFVAIALPGIWNGRVGKQDFDERLHPDLVPMAQAGRKFIILFDHETRPKTRWSIFQATMRTGRAIEATGCTCEVALLPGPEKGVDDFVVGRGENADALLTAIIDDAKSLKDYQRSYRAKKWGLSKYKPDVTVNIQYLTQALSIPDLEEKCSSIPQLYEIKTEELFTPSVKEAEGQRGRGAEGKNEQRDTQAEGQRGKNSSAPLLPCSPAPLPSSFRFPKTGLVVLWSDMGTGKTELMRWWRDQNPSARFLNNGHRVNLLKNLSDRLRTAMYSDLGYVGLAQSTALSITIDSLYKLNTQALTYGCIFIDEACQYLVHLLHSKTCKEHRAAILEVLEYIVYNAPLVVIADAHMDDVTVDFFRAMRPAGEVPYIVKNEWRNGDRTVYWYEGNNSSALVAQISAALMAGQKIMVASDSKRFIKKLDKSFTVRVEEQTSSGERGRGKGEGESESINPHKTLYPLPFNPSPARRASWRIWSIHSDNSGSEENVAFIKDITNAVKNLDALFTSPSLGTGVDIAQYHFDLVFGVFHGVSQTATECAQQLYRYRPKVPFHIWVAPKPPFGYAETNATKIKQRLLQTNEMTAFLLRIDRETGKRGTEKDWALHAYCQIQANRNQSLNNLRDDLRSLLEEMGNTFISVGSDDDSTTTKQLQEAAAALDTAHYSSIAKANNITHSEYRARQSKDYLTPQEIFECEKFRIHDSYGMEVTPELVEKDDGGRLIRAIASLEAILLEPDEEIIDPKTGQQYPAPPTIVTHKDRTERDNLPLCIDWGNYSAKWLARFNLGLHHILKRLIAGDEITASDKDLLNMKAIALSCAAHIKAILGFTVPSECEPIWLLATLLEQLGLKLSCRKQGKRGEQVKIYSLAQEELEFARTVMAHRQNKRDQKSQMQFQQEFIPNQASVSTPPYNAIGNPLAGGVDTTQFNESTPIKDCVQMLRDGIAKGVEAVKGILKRWTGDLRWQTVLELEAIAANELRRVEADVPQFYQWLDESILPVEV